In Armatimonadota bacterium, the following are encoded in one genomic region:
- the flgN gene encoding flagellar export chaperone FlgN: MDSERLRDELIATAEHKLEKLRELINLSKEQQSILKDGMHEELAENVRKHDSVLLNLDKLARREEAITKLLAQEKARYDDDRLNAIRHETAEVAQRLRSLVAANTELLRNSLGYTRFSLELLSKLVTEQRAANEGEWNGALLLDKKV, encoded by the coding sequence ATGGACTCGGAACGCCTTCGGGATGAATTGATTGCAACAGCAGAGCACAAGCTTGAGAAACTACGCGAATTAATAAATCTTTCAAAAGAGCAACAATCTATTCTCAAGGATGGCATGCACGAGGAACTTGCTGAGAACGTACGCAAGCATGATTCAGTTTTGCTCAACTTGGACAAACTGGCTCGGCGAGAAGAAGCCATTACAAAGCTTCTTGCCCAGGAAAAAGCAAGATATGACGATGATAGGCTTAATGCAATTCGCCATGAAACAGCCGAAGTAGCTCAAAGGCTTCGATCGTTAGTCGCCGCTAACACCGAACTACTCAGAAATTCTTTAGGATACACACGATTTTCACTCGAGCTGCTTTCAAAACTCGTTACCGAGCAGCGCGCAGCTAACGAGGGTGAGTGGAACGGAGCACTCTTGCTAGATAAGAAGGTTTAA
- a CDS encoding flagellar biosynthesis anti-sigma factor FlgM yields the protein MMHISNSQIHKVLELHTHKVNTIRPITGVVPSSHPDKLILSKQATEMQKIKQVIAKLPSVRDDVIADIKSRIQFGKYAVNEDELARRILTDIFQGRIK from the coding sequence ATGATGCATATTTCAAACAGTCAAATCCATAAAGTTCTCGAATTGCATACGCATAAAGTCAATACAATTAGGCCAATAACCGGGGTTGTTCCTTCATCGCATCCGGATAAGCTAATCCTTTCAAAACAGGCAACCGAAATGCAGAAAATTAAGCAAGTTATTGCAAAACTGCCAAGTGTTCGCGATGATGTCATAGCTGACATCAAAAGCAGAATTCAATTTGGCAAATATGCAGTGAACGAGGATGAGCTTGCACGCCGAATACTGACTGACATATTCCAAGGCAGAATAAAGTAA
- a CDS encoding rod-binding protein, giving the protein MRINNLPISKSNTSAVIGDEQKLRKACKEFESVLIHQLLTIMRQSIPKTDLFGDRREEELFNSMLDEEIAKQLSLTTPLGIADMLYAQLSKTRNDKD; this is encoded by the coding sequence ATGCGCATTAACAATCTACCAATAAGCAAATCAAATACATCAGCGGTCATAGGCGACGAGCAAAAATTGAGGAAGGCATGTAAGGAGTTTGAATCCGTTCTTATCCATCAGCTCCTAACAATAATGCGCCAGTCAATTCCTAAAACCGATTTGTTTGGTGACAGGCGCGAAGAAGAACTTTTCAACAGCATGCTTGATGAGGAAATAGCCAAGCAGCTTTCTCTTACAACCCCTCTGGGCATAGCAGACATGCTGTATGCCCAGCTATCGAAAACTCGTAATGACAAGGACTAA
- a CDS encoding flagellar basal body P-ring protein FlgI codes for MNRTMAKICFAFLIILTLEMATADQTVKIKDIARIEGARSNQLFGYGLVVGLDGSGDTQQTLFTAQSVANMLQKFGISVPPDKMKVKNVAAVMVTADLPPFVRPGSKIDVTVSSLGDARTLQGGTLLQTPLQAANGLVYAVAQGPVSVGGFTAGGGGTSVTKNHTTVGRIPGGAIIEQAVPTTLVEDGCINILLNNPDFTTAVRIAEAVSSKFGAGTATALDAATVQVKAGEQDVIRTIADVGELSVVEAEVAKVIVNERTGTVIIGGGVKLSPVAISHGNLSIEIKTEKQVSQPGPFAKKGETAVVEQTTVDVKEERGYLINLQPGSTLRQLVQALNELKVTPRDIVAILQALKQAGALHAELEII; via the coding sequence ATGAATCGCACTATGGCTAAGATATGCTTTGCCTTTTTGATTATCTTGACGCTAGAAATGGCAACGGCCGACCAGACTGTGAAAATTAAGGATATTGCCCGAATTGAAGGAGCCAGAAGCAATCAGCTCTTCGGCTACGGGCTAGTAGTAGGCCTCGACGGTTCTGGCGACACCCAGCAAACACTTTTCACCGCCCAGTCTGTAGCCAACATGCTTCAAAAATTTGGCATTAGTGTGCCGCCAGACAAGATGAAAGTGAAAAATGTAGCTGCTGTCATGGTTACAGCTGACCTTCCGCCCTTTGTTCGCCCAGGAAGCAAGATTGACGTAACGGTTTCCTCACTGGGAGATGCTCGAACGCTCCAAGGCGGCACATTGCTACAGACGCCGCTTCAAGCAGCTAATGGTTTAGTTTACGCAGTTGCCCAAGGTCCAGTTTCAGTCGGTGGGTTCACCGCAGGTGGAGGCGGCACCAGCGTAACGAAAAACCACACTACCGTAGGGCGCATCCCTGGCGGAGCAATCATCGAGCAAGCGGTCCCAACGACACTTGTTGAGGACGGCTGTATCAATATATTGCTGAACAACCCCGACTTTACCACTGCAGTCCGTATCGCTGAAGCAGTAAGCAGCAAGTTCGGGGCGGGCACGGCTACAGCTTTGGACGCAGCAACAGTCCAGGTTAAAGCAGGCGAACAAGATGTGATAAGAACAATTGCCGACGTTGGCGAGCTTTCAGTTGTTGAAGCTGAGGTGGCAAAAGTCATTGTAAATGAACGCACCGGAACAGTCATCATTGGCGGCGGAGTCAAGTTATCGCCAGTTGCTATATCACATGGCAATTTAAGCATTGAGATAAAGACAGAAAAGCAAGTTTCGCAACCTGGTCCATTCGCCAAGAAAGGCGAAACAGCGGTCGTTGAGCAAACTACGGTTGATGTAAAGGAAGAACGCGGATATTTGATCAACCTCCAGCCAGGCTCAACTTTGAGGCAACTTGTGCAAGCATTAAACGAACTTAAGGTAACACCCAGAGATATTGTAGCTATTCTTCAGGCTCTCAAGCAGGCAGGCGCTCTTCATGCAGAGCTTGAGATTATATAA
- a CDS encoding flagellar basal body L-ring protein FlgH, protein MLLRRFAVLSIILLIATVTSLCADSLWQPAEKSLFADLRPSKVGDLITVLIVEQSAASQKAGQSFDKSLEHDNAAGIGPFLKLVPELGYTSSQNSSTSGESVVSNKFETRLAATVTNVQKNGNLEIKAERSLNMNGDKQTIILTGIVRPQDIRSDNTVLSTNLADVRIETIGKGPVGNRTKEGFISKILRFLF, encoded by the coding sequence ATGTTACTAAGAAGATTCGCAGTTTTAAGTATTATTTTGCTTATAGCTACAGTCACATCTCTCTGTGCTGATTCACTTTGGCAGCCAGCGGAGAAAAGCCTCTTTGCTGATTTAAGGCCAAGCAAGGTTGGCGATTTAATTACAGTATTAATCGTTGAACAATCCGCCGCTTCACAAAAAGCTGGACAAAGCTTCGACAAGAGCCTCGAGCATGATAATGCAGCAGGCATTGGCCCATTTCTAAAACTGGTCCCCGAGCTCGGCTATACCTCATCGCAGAATAGCTCGACATCCGGCGAAAGCGTAGTAAGCAATAAGTTCGAAACCCGACTTGCCGCTACCGTAACAAATGTTCAAAAGAACGGCAATCTCGAAATTAAAGCCGAGCGATCGCTCAACATGAATGGTGATAAACAAACCATAATTCTGACGGGGATTGTTCGGCCTCAAGACATTAGATCTGATAACACAGTACTTTCAACTAATTTGGCTGATGTTAGGATTGAAACCATTGGCAAAGGCCCGGTAGGTAACCGTACAAAAGAAGGCTTTATTAGCAAGATACTTAGGTTTTTATTCTAG
- the flgA gene encoding flagellar basal body P-ring formation chaperone FlgA, which yields MSKQITKYVLILGLMLAIVPAIGTPQLTIQVRPSCEVESQAITLGDIATIKADDQAFAEKVKKTIICCSPLPGKSRELTRAQITTALRRVGLWSDSIVFLCPDLTNVKRRALLVTGEMLFDAVREYISKKEDLPGVASAEIVRLPTDQEVPIGKLELRVKSSNKQLKGRVNVPIEIVIDGRTYRTVYVPALIKVIAQVPVATKTIAKDEELDASNISLEERDITTLPSDIIIGKPEAGWSACVPIPQGSVLRRGWIASPPVIKSGDPVIIYVNNGPVSVSDKGIAVQEGRIGDRIKVRLFRDSQEVRGTVTAPGIIEISLDRRT from the coding sequence ATGTCTAAGCAAATTACCAAATATGTGCTAATTTTGGGGTTAATGTTGGCCATTGTTCCAGCAATCGGAACGCCGCAATTAACCATACAAGTCAGACCTTCCTGTGAAGTGGAAAGCCAAGCCATCACTCTTGGGGACATTGCAACAATAAAAGCGGATGACCAAGCATTTGCTGAAAAAGTAAAGAAAACCATCATATGTTGCTCACCACTCCCCGGCAAGTCTCGAGAACTAACACGCGCACAGATTACTACCGCCCTTCGACGGGTTGGCCTTTGGAGTGACTCAATTGTGTTCCTTTGCCCTGACTTGACTAATGTAAAAAGGCGTGCCTTACTCGTTACTGGTGAAATGCTTTTTGATGCTGTTCGAGAATACATATCTAAAAAGGAAGACTTGCCTGGCGTTGCATCAGCAGAAATTGTTCGATTGCCAACTGACCAGGAAGTCCCTATCGGCAAACTTGAACTAAGAGTCAAATCCTCAAATAAACAACTAAAAGGTCGCGTGAATGTTCCCATCGAGATTGTAATTGATGGCAGAACCTACCGGACGGTTTACGTCCCAGCTCTAATCAAAGTTATCGCACAAGTGCCAGTAGCGACGAAAACCATCGCAAAAGATGAAGAGTTAGATGCGTCAAATATCTCGCTTGAAGAAAGAGACATAACCACCCTTCCAAGTGACATCATAATTGGCAAGCCAGAAGCAGGATGGAGTGCATGTGTGCCAATTCCACAGGGTTCGGTACTTCGTCGAGGATGGATAGCATCCCCTCCAGTGATTAAATCAGGCGACCCAGTGATTATCTATGTAAACAACGGTCCAGTCAGTGTGAGCGACAAAGGCATTGCTGTGCAAGAAGGCCGCATTGGCGACCGGATTAAAGTTAGATTGTTTAGAGACTCCCAAGAAGTTCGCGGGACAGTAACCGCACCTGGGATTATAGAGATTTCACTTGACAGGAGGACATAG
- the flgG gene encoding flagellar basal-body rod protein FlgG, translated as MIRSLWTAATGMAAQQLNIDVISNNLANVNTPGFKKSRVDFQDLLYQTLRTAGTTEAQGSMVPTGIQVGLGTRPAAITRIFSQGDFQQTNNPLDLVIEGDGFFQVLLPNGTTAYTRDGTFKLDSQGRIVTADGYPLDPEITIPAEATSISIGSDGTVSVTMAGQTTPQELGQIQIAKFINPAGLNNLGRNLLAPTAASGEPIVDTPGLNGLGTIAHGFVEMSNVKVVEEMVNMIVAQRAYEVNSKAIQTADDMLSIANNLRR; from the coding sequence ATGATAAGATCACTGTGGACCGCCGCAACCGGCATGGCAGCACAACAACTAAACATTGATGTAATTTCAAACAATCTGGCTAACGTAAACACGCCAGGCTTCAAGAAAAGCCGGGTTGATTTTCAAGATCTTCTTTATCAGACGCTTAGGACTGCAGGCACAACGGAAGCCCAAGGCTCAATGGTTCCCACAGGCATCCAAGTTGGCCTTGGCACAAGACCAGCTGCGATTACCCGAATATTTTCGCAGGGTGATTTCCAGCAGACCAACAACCCGCTCGATCTTGTGATTGAAGGTGATGGATTTTTCCAAGTACTGCTTCCCAATGGAACCACTGCCTACACTCGGGATGGCACATTTAAGCTAGACTCGCAAGGTCGCATAGTCACAGCAGATGGCTATCCTCTCGACCCGGAAATTACAATTCCAGCCGAAGCAACAAGCATTAGCATTGGTTCAGATGGAACAGTATCTGTCACAATGGCTGGCCAAACTACCCCTCAGGAGCTAGGGCAGATACAGATAGCTAAATTCATCAATCCAGCAGGTCTGAACAACCTTGGCCGCAATCTTTTGGCACCAACAGCCGCTTCGGGCGAACCGATAGTAGACACACCTGGTCTCAATGGGCTTGGAACAATTGCCCATGGGTTTGTCGAGATGTCCAACGTAAAGGTTGTTGAGGAAATGGTCAACATGATTGTCGCTCAACGTGCCTACGAGGTCAATTCCAAGGCTATCCAAACAGCAGACGACATGCTGAGCATTGCAAACAATCTGAGGCGGTAA
- a CDS encoding flagellar hook-basal body protein yields MIQGLYASASAMMAQLDQQDIISNNLANVSTPGFKQTRVSFSNFIAELSDAYGAEPRSSAAQVKCVIPILNTKQDETIGQVIDTESKTNLAIDGPGFFVVSTSTGEILTRSGNFKLNQAGQLVTQEGNPVLGENGPITITSDNWSVEPEGNVKVGGTIVNKLRIHTDSSNTAGKVIQGSLEGSNVNVVLEMVSMISALRTYEANQKVIQSIDQTLDKVINQMPRTV; encoded by the coding sequence GTGATTCAGGGTTTGTATGCATCTGCATCAGCAATGATGGCGCAACTAGACCAACAAGATATTATCTCAAACAACTTAGCAAACGTAAGCACTCCAGGATTTAAACAAACGCGGGTTTCATTTTCCAATTTTATAGCTGAACTTTCAGACGCTTATGGTGCTGAGCCTCGATCATCTGCCGCTCAAGTCAAATGTGTAATCCCAATACTTAACACCAAGCAAGACGAAACCATTGGTCAGGTGATTGACACGGAATCTAAGACCAACTTGGCAATTGATGGCCCTGGCTTTTTCGTAGTTAGTACATCCACTGGCGAAATTCTCACAAGAAGTGGAAATTTCAAGCTCAATCAAGCCGGGCAGTTGGTTACACAAGAAGGAAACCCTGTTCTCGGTGAAAATGGGCCAATAACAATAACCAGTGATAATTGGTCAGTGGAACCCGAAGGTAACGTGAAAGTTGGAGGCACAATTGTTAACAAGCTTCGCATTCACACCGATAGTTCAAATACCGCTGGGAAGGTTATACAAGGAAGTTTAGAAGGTTCGAATGTTAATGTTGTACTTGAGATGGTCTCTATGATTAGTGCGCTCCGAACATACGAAGCAAATCAAAAAGTCATCCAATCGATAGACCAAACACTCGACAAAGTCATCAACCAAATGCCTAGAACAGTTTAG
- a CDS encoding HAD hydrolase family protein, producing MDIKRHSDYKPIKIAFFDVDGVLTDGTKFYHEDGTVSKLFHDQDSTGLRMLTQNGVEVIIISADERVNRNWAEHQSLPFYCTADKAETVAELLDKKGYDGKSAAFVGDDLRDLEAMKLVRYSMAPANASRQVRRIAKFRLRRAGGSGAGREAAELILRINRFIF from the coding sequence ATGGATATTAAGCGGCATTCTGATTACAAACCTATAAAAATTGCTTTCTTCGATGTTGACGGCGTCCTTACTGATGGAACAAAGTTCTATCACGAAGACGGCACAGTTTCTAAGCTTTTTCACGACCAAGATAGCACAGGCTTGCGAATGTTAACCCAAAATGGGGTGGAGGTCATTATCATTTCCGCCGATGAGCGCGTTAATAGAAATTGGGCGGAACATCAAAGCCTGCCTTTCTATTGCACAGCTGACAAGGCAGAAACTGTAGCAGAGTTATTGGACAAGAAGGGATATGATGGCAAATCGGCTGCCTTCGTGGGAGATGACCTGAGGGATCTTGAAGCCATGAAGCTTGTTAGATATTCAATGGCTCCTGCAAATGCATCGCGGCAAGTTCGTCGAATAGCAAAGTTTCGGCTTCGCCGTGCTGGTGGCTCGGGTGCTGGGCGTGAGGCGGCAGAATTAATTCTGCGGATAAACCGTTTCATCTTTTAG
- a CDS encoding NTP transferase domain-containing protein, with protein sequence MRSVVLLAAGMGTRLGSMTEKLPKCLIPFNGKTLLEYTIEKLRRFNFDNIVVVAGYRHDQVRRIVPDILVNEDYATTQPPYSLRIGLERVPHGPVLVMDADIYFEDRVLEEILKMGDRSFIITSTAESKLEPGSRVNVKDGRVVQIGRYISPLFPWQIHSGITHISSADFDYYKYLANQDTFRTTEMHVLLNELCKKRLILAINMEKTRVERKTGDIFLDGGSFSDVLVTEQDNIIRKESAKDTERLINEIYYLRDLPEELRPHFTELLDYNVEGPVVWYTMPHYPQPSLKKLILSGQFTALDAVEVLTRIVKFLVEKVYVLRRIDAPASYTASVHFNRVDVRREMALKQAPILKQVFGAKKFIINGLEYENPFDIIEKIRSRVKLVSTLQPPYLCMIHGDPHFDNLLIDTSQTPCGFRLVDPKGFCAGDPMYDISKLFHDFQGLYDFIYEYMFDLNWQVQGDVFEAEFQIHNCAALREFQKINEYFPTIVSQFFESDPNWYLRMKFIEAIHFNCLQPFHIKGDGIESKAIAMFLVGVQQMNNFWEMVPPDLKKEDLKYKLVNINTIEDFTYARSLFKSDLNKAQAKAA encoded by the coding sequence ATGAGAAGCGTAGTGTTGCTTGCAGCAGGAATGGGGACAAGGCTTGGTTCAATGACAGAAAAGTTGCCTAAATGCCTTATTCCCTTTAATGGCAAAACGCTTCTAGAATACACCATCGAGAAGCTCCGACGCTTTAACTTTGATAATATCGTGGTCGTTGCTGGTTATCGCCATGACCAAGTGCGCCGAATTGTTCCGGATATCTTGGTGAACGAGGATTATGCTACTACTCAGCCTCCTTATTCCCTCCGCATTGGTCTTGAAAGAGTACCTCATGGACCTGTTCTTGTTATGGATGCAGATATTTATTTCGAGGATCGTGTGCTCGAGGAAATTCTCAAAATGGGGGACAGGTCTTTTATTATTACCTCCACTGCCGAATCTAAGCTGGAGCCAGGCAGCCGCGTGAATGTTAAAGATGGCCGAGTCGTTCAAATTGGACGCTATATTTCGCCGTTATTCCCCTGGCAAATCCACAGCGGGATTACTCATATTAGCTCGGCTGACTTTGATTACTACAAGTATCTTGCCAATCAGGATACGTTCCGCACAACCGAAATGCATGTTCTTTTGAACGAATTGTGCAAGAAAAGACTAATTCTTGCAATCAATATGGAGAAAACACGGGTTGAACGAAAAACAGGGGACATCTTTCTCGATGGAGGTTCATTTTCTGACGTATTAGTAACCGAGCAGGACAATATAATAAGGAAGGAAAGCGCGAAGGATACTGAAAGGCTAATAAACGAGATATATTATCTCCGTGACTTGCCTGAAGAACTTCGGCCTCATTTTACAGAGCTTTTGGATTACAACGTCGAAGGACCAGTTGTTTGGTATACGATGCCACATTATCCTCAGCCTTCGCTTAAGAAGCTCATTCTTTCAGGCCAGTTTACCGCACTTGATGCAGTAGAAGTTCTTACTAGAATAGTTAAATTCCTGGTTGAAAAGGTTTATGTACTGCGTCGCATTGATGCCCCAGCAAGCTACACTGCGTCTGTGCACTTTAACAGGGTTGATGTTCGTCGTGAAATGGCTTTAAAGCAAGCCCCGATATTAAAACAGGTTTTTGGAGCAAAGAAGTTCATAATTAACGGCTTGGAGTATGAGAATCCATTTGACATAATCGAAAAGATTAGAAGCCGTGTAAAATTGGTGAGCACTCTTCAACCGCCGTATCTGTGCATGATTCACGGCGATCCACATTTCGATAACCTGCTGATTGACACGTCGCAGACGCCTTGTGGTTTCCGCTTGGTAGACCCGAAGGGTTTCTGTGCCGGAGACCCCATGTACGATATATCCAAGCTTTTCCACGATTTTCAAGGTCTTTATGACTTCATATATGAATACATGTTTGATTTGAATTGGCAGGTGCAAGGTGATGTTTTTGAAGCCGAATTCCAAATTCACAACTGTGCTGCCCTTCGAGAGTTTCAAAAGATTAATGAATATTTTCCAACAATTGTTTCACAGTTTTTTGAGAGCGACCCAAACTGGTATTTGCGCATGAAATTCATCGAGGCAATTCATTTTAATTGCCTTCAGCCGTTTCATATTAAAGGAGATGGCATAGAGTCGAAAGCAATTGCCATGTTTCTTGTTGGCGTTCAGCAGATGAACAACTTTTGGGAAATGGTCCCACCCGACCTCAAGAAAGAAGATTTGAAGTATAAGTTGGTTAATATCAACACTATTGAGGACTTTACATACGCACGAAGCCTGTTTAAGTCGGATTTGAATAAAGCGCAAGCGAAAGCAGCTTGA